From a region of the Streptomyces asiaticus genome:
- a CDS encoding TniB family NTP-binding protein: protein MTSPDTTTPAAEQTSPATVTTFDAFAHFAHAAPPAPPQPGQPPCSLEERLAYHSQFVTVRTPAIENLSRSVRTLMILGRHQHVTARPSLIVTGPATTGKTTALLEVGRTCHLAHTRRAHPRDHSVPVAYVLVPPGATAKTLAGEFARYLGIPVTTRMTTAQITTAVCHTYTAAGVKLVLIDEIHRLNPRTSTGAEAADWLKDLTERVAATFVYAGIDVTASTVFTGVRGAQLAGRASLIDCGALPARAGGREPFRELIAALEQALDLHAHRAGSLPKLAPYLHERTAGRIGSLSRLLRQAAIEAILDGSERITKPLLDTIALDHLAEEHYRPRAPASRRTRPSSR from the coding sequence GTGACCAGCCCCGACACCACCACACCCGCCGCCGAACAGACATCCCCGGCAACGGTCACCACCTTCGACGCCTTCGCCCACTTCGCCCACGCCGCCCCGCCCGCACCCCCGCAGCCGGGCCAGCCACCATGCTCGCTGGAGGAACGCCTGGCCTACCACTCCCAGTTCGTCACCGTGCGCACCCCCGCCATCGAGAACCTCTCGCGCAGCGTGCGCACCCTGATGATCCTCGGCCGCCACCAGCACGTCACCGCCCGCCCGTCCCTGATCGTCACCGGCCCGGCCACCACCGGCAAAACCACCGCCCTGCTCGAGGTCGGCCGGACCTGCCACCTGGCCCACACCCGCCGCGCCCACCCCCGCGACCACAGCGTGCCCGTCGCCTACGTACTGGTTCCGCCGGGCGCCACGGCCAAGACCCTGGCCGGCGAGTTCGCCCGCTACCTCGGCATCCCCGTCACCACCCGCATGACCACCGCGCAGATCACGACCGCCGTCTGCCACACCTACACCGCGGCCGGGGTAAAGCTGGTGCTGATCGACGAGATCCACCGGCTCAACCCCCGCACGTCCACCGGCGCGGAGGCGGCCGACTGGCTCAAGGACCTCACCGAACGCGTCGCCGCGACGTTCGTGTACGCGGGCATCGACGTCACCGCCAGCACGGTGTTCACCGGGGTGCGCGGGGCGCAGCTGGCCGGGCGGGCCTCTCTGATCGACTGCGGGGCGCTGCCCGCCCGCGCCGGCGGCCGTGAGCCCTTCCGCGAGCTGATCGCCGCTCTGGAACAGGCCCTCGACCTGCACGCACACCGGGCGGGCAGCCTGCCGAAACTGGCGCCGTACCTGCACGAGCGGACCGCCGGACGGATCGGCAGCCTGTCCCGCCTGCTCCGCCAGGCCGCGATCGAGGCCATCCTGGACGGCAGCGAGCGCATCACCAAACCGCTGCTGGACACCATCGCGCTGGACCACCTGGCCGAGGAGCACTACCGGCCCCGCGCCCCAGCGAGCCGCCGTACCCGGCCCAGCAGCCGGTGA
- a CDS encoding TniQ family protein, which translates to MRARTMWPSPPGALRVQPLPRESTASYLTRLAATYQLTVDQLLDGLHIAATGTFAAPPATDIHLSAEATRRLSAFTRIPPAHLNRALPRQPPPASIGMAHAALARWQPLQPAVQPLAACTACTAHRSPHKAVPAWIHPAPDLPRAIICTRHQQASSDPRHPAPLNIHPLPELTRTRPGARHRATTASLSWASTITTRWYDHHQHLHARWHTRLNRLTDANPHIPQGPASPALTCRNLITYPETLTLAAALDRLPPHPLTRAQQTAFLHHLAGRLQLPRFAPADHDLLWQRLHAR; encoded by the coding sequence GTGCGAGCCCGCACGATGTGGCCGTCCCCGCCCGGCGCGCTGCGCGTACAGCCGCTGCCCCGCGAGTCAACAGCCTCATACCTCACCCGCCTCGCAGCCACCTATCAGCTGACCGTCGACCAGCTCCTCGACGGCCTGCACATCGCCGCCACCGGCACCTTTGCGGCCCCGCCCGCCACCGACATCCACCTCAGCGCCGAAGCCACCCGCCGCCTGTCCGCCTTCACCCGTATCCCGCCCGCACACCTCAACCGCGCACTGCCCCGCCAGCCCCCGCCCGCCAGTATCGGCATGGCCCACGCCGCCCTCGCCCGCTGGCAGCCCCTCCAGCCCGCGGTCCAGCCGCTGGCGGCGTGCACCGCCTGCACCGCGCACCGCAGCCCGCACAAGGCCGTCCCCGCGTGGATCCACCCGGCGCCCGACCTGCCCCGGGCCATCATCTGCACCCGCCACCAGCAGGCCTCCAGCGATCCCCGGCACCCCGCCCCCCTCAACATCCACCCCCTCCCCGAGCTCACCCGAACCCGCCCAGGCGCCCGCCACCGTGCGACCACGGCCTCCCTGAGCTGGGCATCGACGATCACGACGCGCTGGTACGACCACCATCAGCACCTGCACGCGCGTTGGCACACACGCCTGAACCGCCTCACCGATGCCAACCCCCACATCCCCCAAGGCCCGGCCTCCCCAGCTCTGACCTGCCGGAACCTGATCACCTACCCCGAAACCCTCACCCTCGCCGCGGCCCTTGACCGCCTACCCCCGCACCCCCTGACACGCGCGCAGCAGACCGCCTTCCTCCACCACCTCGCGGGCCGCCTCCAACTGCCCCGCTTCGCACCCGCCGACCACGACCTGCTCTGGCAACGCCTGCACGCCCGCTGA
- a CDS encoding PIN domain-containing protein: MTLDRAVSAPPLLVPSGSAFNPMVLDRRMLLPVLDTNALLTHACWLVQNGYQHDKVMALAGTGRATPYIAAHVPGEIEEHLPRLAADYQVAERDVRRLLGAQILPALRVVDLEIRDHLSPQTRRILHVDPELPKKYQGDPDDAPTMALAEFLGPCVIVTEDSVFSRFGFAVIEWIPVVQSVMRMAGLEATAANALVVLDWTLRLFGGGVHRLAVLARRNPLAATVVVGGLLWWCYTNGWLARDNWRRRLSRLGDVAKPLLELAEAGMTEHQTLSDSLVVVEPPACPTTEQVAARYLARCGQPLTPGELRDALARRGHMVSAAQLRRNMTAHAAFGRAPGDLWTVGRPVQR; encoded by the coding sequence ATGACGCTTGACCGTGCTGTTTCGGCACCGCCACTGCTGGTCCCTTCCGGATCGGCGTTCAACCCGATGGTGCTGGACCGGCGGATGCTGCTGCCGGTCCTGGACACCAACGCGCTGCTGACACATGCCTGCTGGCTGGTCCAGAACGGGTACCAGCACGACAAGGTGATGGCGCTGGCCGGTACCGGTCGCGCGACTCCGTACATCGCGGCACACGTTCCCGGCGAGATCGAGGAGCACCTGCCCCGGCTGGCAGCTGACTACCAGGTGGCAGAACGCGACGTACGCCGTCTCCTCGGGGCACAGATCCTCCCTGCCCTGCGTGTGGTCGATCTGGAGATTCGCGATCACCTGTCCCCGCAGACCCGGCGCATCCTGCACGTCGACCCGGAGTTGCCGAAGAAGTACCAGGGCGACCCGGACGACGCACCCACCATGGCACTCGCGGAGTTCCTGGGGCCGTGTGTCATCGTCACCGAGGACAGCGTCTTCTCCCGCTTCGGGTTCGCCGTCATCGAGTGGATCCCTGTCGTCCAGAGCGTGATGCGCATGGCTGGCCTGGAGGCCACCGCCGCGAACGCGCTGGTGGTCCTCGACTGGACCCTGCGGCTGTTCGGCGGGGGTGTTCACCGCCTGGCGGTCCTCGCGCGACGCAACCCGCTGGCCGCGACGGTCGTGGTGGGCGGGCTGCTGTGGTGGTGCTACACGAACGGCTGGCTGGCCCGGGACAACTGGCGGCGGCGCCTGTCGCGGCTGGGGGACGTGGCGAAGCCGCTGCTGGAGTTGGCCGAAGCCGGGATGACCGAGCATCAGACGCTCAGCGACTCGCTTGTGGTGGTGGAGCCCCCGGCCTGTCCCACCACCGAGCAGGTCGCGGCCCGCTACCTCGCGCGGTGCGGCCAGCCCCTGACACCCGGCGAACTGCGTGACGCGCTCGCCCGGCGTGGGCACATGGTCTCCGCCGCGCAGCTGAGGCGGAACATGACGGCGCACGCCGCGTTCGGCCGTGCCCCGGGTGACCTGTGGACGGTCGGCCGCCCCGTACAGAGGTAG
- a CDS encoding restriction endonuclease, with the protein MATSGRRPRIGRQYAFSLRNLSVCFGLIAIVVFGVGVTVRAAGGATDAQPVAAVAVGLLTLLAAVVMRHRRTALASPEEDSLGAADFEAMTASEFEQAVADLCERGGCRVSQVEGGGGDLGADVLATAPDGRRIVIQCKRYGSAHKVGSQDVQRFGGTCFAVHDAQIAAVVTTSEFTEPAAEYAMQCGILCVDGQELAMWASTGSAPWAE; encoded by the coding sequence ATGGCCACTTCCGGCCGTCGGCCGCGTATCGGGCGTCAGTACGCCTTCAGCCTGCGGAATCTCTCAGTCTGCTTCGGGCTGATCGCCATCGTTGTCTTCGGGGTGGGGGTCACCGTAAGAGCCGCCGGCGGCGCGACCGATGCCCAACCTGTCGCCGCCGTGGCCGTGGGACTGCTCACTCTTCTGGCCGCCGTCGTGATGCGCCACCGCCGTACGGCCCTCGCTTCTCCCGAGGAGGATTCCCTCGGAGCAGCCGACTTCGAGGCGATGACGGCCAGTGAGTTTGAGCAGGCGGTGGCGGACCTGTGTGAACGGGGCGGCTGCCGGGTCAGCCAGGTGGAGGGCGGCGGGGGTGACCTGGGCGCGGACGTCCTCGCCACCGCCCCCGACGGCCGGCGCATTGTCATCCAGTGCAAGCGATACGGCTCGGCTCACAAGGTCGGCTCGCAGGATGTTCAGCGCTTCGGCGGAACGTGCTTCGCCGTCCACGACGCCCAGATCGCCGCGGTGGTCACGACCAGCGAGTTCACCGAGCCCGCCGCCGAGTACGCCATGCAGTGCGGAATCCTGTGCGTCGACGGGCAGGAGCTCGCCATGTGGGCAAGCACGGGCTCGGCTCCGTGGGCGGAGTAA
- a CDS encoding DUF6131 family protein, giving the protein MITLGIILLVVGFVTGISVLWTIGIVLLVIGAILWALGALGHAIGGRRHYW; this is encoded by the coding sequence ATGATCACCTTGGGGATCATTCTCCTCGTCGTCGGATTTGTGACCGGCATCAGCGTTCTCTGGACCATTGGGATCGTCCTCCTCGTCATCGGAGCGATCCTGTGGGCCTTGGGTGCCCTCGGCCACGCGATCGGCGGTCGTCGACACTACTGGTAG
- a CDS encoding LPFR motif small protein: MFRAIADVIRAIGGAIATVVTLPFRAVARLFGGASDTAHGRH; encoded by the coding sequence ATGTTCAGGGCGATTGCAGATGTCATCCGGGCCATAGGTGGGGCCATTGCCACCGTCGTCACGCTGCCCTTCCGGGCTGTGGCTCGGCTCTTCGGCGGGGCATCGGACACCGCGCACGGCCGTCACTGA
- a CDS encoding CocE/NonD family hydrolase — MSSSNTGPFLRPETPGVEVTRDVEIVARDGVRLSVDIYHPADWAQTNYPALLAVSGYQKALAGLPVTASFPFRETGPIEWYVRRGYVYVLADARGTGHSGGEWDFLGPEEQTDLYDMIEWIAAQSWCTGKVGMIGQSYFGMIQWLAALQKPPHLTCIAPYDALVDNYRDNVFHGGIPCTFAASWDLVLRANHVWGPDSDRGLRFRTSPLEAMLRHPTDDDFWRARAAYPRLGEIDIPVLSVGNWGKNSLHTRGNVVGYEQVRGVRRLRMEAGARPPSLNVAKALLDFDSVEFHEEILAPWYDYWLRGVDNGVLDTAPVSVHVSGADEHQEFEQWPPAAARDRSLYLAAGTGSPAYSLNDGALVPVASETGSTSYSYPDPGWHLGTATVTSLGVPNPVARILTFSTPPLPEDVTSIGAGRLEIYLSSDQLDTNVIVRVCDESSRPQDLHPELATPFTIVSRGWLRASHRALDPVRSTEERPYHTHSDPRPLEPGRVYRLDVELMPMAHLFKAGHRIRLDIANGDSPVTEAIFAHYYAPQAGTDTIHHDHEHQSRLVLPVLGDTDD; from the coding sequence ATGTCGTCGTCGAACACCGGGCCTTTTCTCCGCCCGGAAACTCCGGGCGTCGAGGTCACCCGGGACGTGGAGATCGTCGCCCGGGACGGGGTGCGCCTGAGCGTGGACATCTACCACCCGGCCGACTGGGCACAGACGAACTACCCGGCGCTGTTGGCCGTTTCCGGGTACCAGAAGGCGCTCGCCGGGCTGCCCGTGACCGCGAGCTTCCCGTTCCGGGAGACCGGACCGATCGAGTGGTACGTGCGGCGCGGCTACGTCTACGTGCTGGCCGACGCGCGGGGAACCGGCCATTCGGGCGGAGAGTGGGACTTTCTCGGTCCCGAGGAGCAGACCGACCTGTACGACATGATCGAGTGGATCGCCGCACAGAGCTGGTGCACCGGCAAGGTCGGGATGATCGGGCAGTCCTACTTCGGCATGATCCAGTGGCTGGCCGCGTTGCAGAAGCCGCCGCACCTCACCTGCATTGCTCCTTACGACGCGCTCGTCGACAACTACCGTGACAACGTGTTCCACGGCGGCATCCCCTGCACCTTCGCCGCGTCGTGGGACCTCGTGCTGCGCGCGAACCACGTGTGGGGACCCGATTCCGACCGCGGGCTGCGCTTCCGGACCTCGCCGCTCGAGGCGATGCTGCGGCACCCGACCGATGACGACTTCTGGCGGGCGCGGGCGGCGTACCCCCGTCTTGGGGAGATCGACATTCCCGTCCTGTCAGTGGGCAACTGGGGCAAGAACTCCTTGCACACCAGGGGAAACGTCGTCGGTTACGAGCAGGTGCGCGGCGTCAGGCGGCTGCGGATGGAAGCCGGTGCGCGGCCGCCTTCGCTCAACGTGGCCAAGGCATTGCTCGACTTCGACTCCGTCGAGTTCCACGAGGAGATCCTCGCGCCCTGGTACGACTACTGGTTGCGCGGTGTCGACAACGGCGTACTCGACACGGCGCCGGTGTCGGTCCACGTGTCCGGCGCCGACGAGCACCAGGAGTTCGAACAGTGGCCGCCAGCGGCGGCGCGCGACCGGTCGCTTTACCTTGCGGCAGGCACGGGAAGCCCAGCCTATTCGCTCAACGACGGCGCCCTCGTGCCGGTGGCCTCCGAAACGGGCAGCACCAGCTACAGCTATCCTGATCCGGGCTGGCATCTGGGGACCGCGACCGTCACGTCGCTCGGCGTGCCCAACCCGGTCGCCCGGATCCTCACGTTCAGCACACCGCCGCTGCCCGAAGACGTCACCAGTATCGGAGCTGGTCGGCTGGAGATCTACCTGTCGTCCGACCAGCTCGACACCAACGTGATCGTGCGCGTGTGTGACGAGTCCTCGCGGCCGCAAGACCTGCACCCCGAGCTGGCTACGCCCTTCACGATCGTGTCGCGCGGCTGGCTGCGCGCCTCTCACCGCGCGCTCGATCCGGTGCGGAGCACGGAAGAGCGGCCGTATCACACGCACAGTGACCCGCGGCCGCTCGAACCGGGCCGGGTGTACAGGCTGGACGTCGAACTGATGCCGATGGCGCACCTCTTCAAGGCCGGCCACCGGATCCGCCTCGACATAGCCAACGGTGACTCACCGGTCACCGAGGCCATCTTCGCGCACTACTACGCGCCGCAGGCAGGCACCGACACGATTCACCACGACCACGAGCACCAGTCGCGGCTGGTCCTGCCCGTTCTGGGCGACACCGACGACTGA
- a CDS encoding SDR family oxidoreductase: MVTDAIRGLGSAEAVVSFSRGEDAMLDVVDVLRTRGGRAWAIDADMADAVGKPVMVSCLAPDRAALEMTINAFAPGGTVSDRPAAHQHHNQTDPATYRLPFGRTGRPDDIAKVVRFPVYEDSAWITGRTIRVPGEQ, from the coding sequence GTGGTCACCGATGCCATCCGTGGTCTCGGCAGTGCCGAGGCCGTCGTCAGCTTCAGCCGTGGTGAGGACGCCATGCTCGATGTCGTTGACGTGCTGAGGACGCGGGGCGGGCGTGCATGGGCGATCGACGCCGACATGGCGGATGCGGTGGGGAAGCCGGTGATGGTCAGTTGCCTGGCGCCGGATCGTGCCGCACTGGAGATGACCATCAACGCGTTCGCGCCCGGTGGCACGGTCTCCGACAGGCCCGCCGCCCACCAGCACCACAACCAGACCGATCCGGCGACCTACCGGCTGCCGTTCGGCCGGACGGGCCGGCCTGACGATATCGCGAAGGTCGTGCGGTTCCCGGTGTACGAGGACAGCGCCTGGATCACCGGCCGGACGATTCGTGTGCCGGGAGAACAGTGA
- a CDS encoding LysR family transcriptional regulator: protein MVDLDLRLVRYAVVLADELHFTRAADRLMIAQQTLSAQISSLENRLGVTLFVRDRRHVELTPQGELFVRRGRELLAESHDLLAEVRESAPPLRLDVITEGLTSGIVARELLPRLTGVTLQVVQGQGFAATVTAVSEGRVDLAFGRVHGMGKPLPANLRSQLVRWEPVGIVLPADHPLAERAQVPMGELAGHRLVLHTAEEATEWQNWNEELAAEFGLTFGWRLHGHGRGAANAAVLTYQAPSFGPLEAPVPEGVVVRPVVEPVPLYRLSVFWRSGRTSVALRRAVTVIQEIAGGHGWLNPPQTDWWLPAVDRP, encoded by the coding sequence ATGGTGGACCTCGATCTACGATTGGTGCGCTACGCGGTCGTACTTGCCGACGAGCTGCACTTCACCCGCGCCGCCGATCGCCTGATGATCGCCCAGCAGACGCTGTCGGCGCAGATCAGCAGCTTGGAGAACCGGCTGGGTGTCACGCTGTTCGTCCGGGATCGGCGGCATGTGGAACTCACCCCGCAGGGGGAGCTGTTCGTCCGCCGGGGACGGGAGTTGCTGGCTGAGTCCCACGATCTGCTGGCGGAGGTACGCGAGAGCGCCCCGCCGCTGCGCCTCGATGTGATTACGGAAGGTCTCACCTCGGGCATCGTCGCCCGGGAACTGCTCCCGCGACTCACCGGTGTCACGTTGCAGGTCGTTCAGGGACAGGGGTTCGCCGCGACGGTGACGGCCGTGTCCGAGGGCCGGGTGGATCTGGCGTTCGGGCGGGTGCATGGGATGGGCAAGCCACTTCCCGCGAACTTGCGGTCCCAGCTGGTGCGGTGGGAGCCCGTGGGCATCGTTCTGCCCGCCGACCATCCACTGGCCGAACGGGCGCAGGTACCGATGGGCGAACTGGCCGGGCATCGCCTCGTGCTGCACACGGCTGAGGAGGCGACCGAATGGCAGAACTGGAATGAGGAACTGGCCGCCGAATTCGGTCTGACCTTCGGCTGGCGCCTGCACGGCCACGGGCGGGGGGCGGCCAACGCAGCGGTCCTGACCTACCAGGCGCCGTCCTTCGGGCCGTTGGAGGCGCCGGTCCCCGAAGGCGTTGTGGTCCGACCTGTGGTCGAGCCCGTGCCCTTGTACCGCCTGTCGGTCTTCTGGCGATCGGGCCGCACGTCCGTCGCGCTGCGCAGGGCCGTCACGGTGATCCAGGAGATCGCCGGCGGGCACGGCTGGCTGAACCCGCCGCAGACGGACTGGTGGCTACCGGCCGTCGACCGGCCCTGA
- a CDS encoding fumarylacetoacetate hydrolase family protein, translated as MAAHEHHGPAAWSLVTADTAGRNTFCAALSGDSLWEVPALWGYPGLFEVLQDWNVLAPKLRSYEPGKATPIFGARILAPVRYPRAVLCSGSNYRDHLEEMAGDASGEVTPFFFLKPPTTTVIGPGDAIVIPADESQQVDWEAELGVVIGRAGRDIPPERADAHIAGYTIVNDVSARGPHRRTDAFHDAFAWDWLASKGQDTFCPTGPGVTPEWLVPDPHDLPIVLTVNGRREQTSNTKEMIQRVQELVAAASALVTLQPGDLVATGTPAGVGLPRGRFLRPGDLVEITVGGLGRLHNPVIARESTKGEKG; from the coding sequence ATGGCCGCACACGAGCACCACGGTCCAGCGGCATGGTCGCTGGTCACCGCCGACACCGCTGGACGGAACACCTTCTGCGCCGCACTGAGCGGGGACAGCCTGTGGGAGGTTCCCGCACTGTGGGGCTACCCCGGGCTGTTCGAGGTCCTGCAGGACTGGAACGTACTGGCGCCGAAGTTGCGTTCCTACGAGCCCGGCAAGGCCACCCCGATCTTCGGCGCACGCATCCTCGCGCCGGTCCGTTACCCGCGGGCCGTCCTGTGCTCCGGCTCCAACTACCGTGATCATTTGGAGGAAATGGCGGGCGACGCGTCGGGCGAAGTCACCCCGTTCTTCTTCCTCAAGCCCCCCACCACCACAGTGATCGGCCCCGGCGACGCCATCGTCATCCCGGCCGACGAGTCCCAGCAGGTGGACTGGGAAGCCGAACTCGGTGTGGTGATCGGCCGGGCCGGGCGCGACATCCCGCCGGAGCGGGCGGACGCCCACATCGCCGGCTACACCATCGTCAACGACGTCTCGGCCCGTGGACCGCACCGCCGGACCGATGCCTTCCACGATGCGTTCGCCTGGGACTGGCTGGCGTCCAAAGGGCAGGACACTTTCTGTCCGACCGGCCCCGGTGTCACACCGGAGTGGCTGGTACCCGACCCGCACGACCTTCCCATCGTCCTGACGGTGAACGGCCGTCGGGAACAGACGAGCAATACCAAAGAGATGATCCAGAGGGTGCAGGAACTCGTCGCGGCAGCGAGCGCCCTGGTCACGCTTCAGCCGGGCGACCTGGTCGCCACTGGTACTCCCGCGGGGGTGGGCCTGCCCCGCGGCAGGTTTCTACGACCGGGCGACCTGGTGGAGATCACCGTCGGCGGCCTGGGCCGGCTCCACAACCCGGTCATCGCCCGTGAGAGCACAAAGGGAGAAAAGGGATGA
- a CDS encoding ferredoxin, protein MKVSVNREACRDTALCTGLAPEVFELNEQGRLVVLVETPSPDQLDDVLQAVHSCPLQALSVTDD, encoded by the coding sequence ATGAAAGTTAGTGTCAATCGCGAGGCCTGCCGGGACACCGCGTTGTGTACAGGGCTCGCCCCCGAGGTCTTCGAACTCAACGAACAAGGCCGGCTGGTCGTGCTCGTCGAGACACCGTCGCCCGATCAGCTCGACGACGTCCTGCAGGCAGTACACAGCTGCCCGTTGCAGGCCTTGTCCGTCACGGACGACTGA